The Candidatus Gracilibacteria bacterium genome segment AGGGGAATAATAATAGAGTGAATCCCAAAATAGTATAATTCCCAAAGGGTAGAGCTTCATCGAGTGATAGCAATATCACTATTTTTCATAACTTTTCCGAGCTCTGCCTGCGAAATGTAGCCATGCGTTTTTACATTGAGATAATTATCAAATCTCGACTTAAAGTCTGAGTTTTGAGTTCCAAGAATAATATTAAAATCTATATCTTTACAGTCTGGAAGTATCTCAAGAAGGTTTGTAAATATTTTTTGAGACCCCTGACTTCCTGCTATTACCAGTACACTGAGTCGCTCATTTTCGTCCGGTTTCATATTTTTCAGTCCATCAAGGAGCTCAGGATTTACGAGAGGTCAAGAGTGTATATATTTCTTTCCATCTATTTTCTTATTTGGAAAACTAAAAAATACTTTTGTAGCAAATCGTGATGCAAATGAATTTGCTGAACCCATGACAGTATCTGATTCGTGTATATATATATTTTTTCTTAGTACAAATGCTGCAAGACATACCGGGAGAGATACGTATCAACCTTTTGAAAATATGAGAGTTGGTTTAAACTTTAGAATAAAATAAAGAGCCTGAAAAAAACCTGTAAGATTTTTGAGTGGCTCATAAAAGTTTCTCACATCAAAATACCTTCTTATTTTCCCAGCAGCGACATCGTGAAATTCGATATTATTTTTGAGGGCAGCTTCTTGTTCAAGTGAATCTCTCTCACCAAGCCAAAGAGCCTTAATATTTTTATCTTCTTCTTTTATATAGTTATATAAACTTATGATAGGAGTAATATGTCAACCAGTTCCTCATCCAGCGAATAGTATACGTGTCGTTGAGCTGTTTCTCATTTTATAAATATATTTTAGATAATAGATTCATTATCAGAGAATTTAGATTTTTTACAAATTTTATTTTTGGGAGGTATCTGAGTGCAATATATGCTGAAATAATTCATACTACGGTTCATGCTACTATATCAAATGGCCAATGCACTCCTGCAACTACTCGTGACAAGAGCATCAAAATTACAAATGGAAGGTATATCCAAAATACTCTTCTAAACCCTGCAAGCAGTATTCAAGTTAGAAATGCTACACTGACTCCGGCATGATCAGATGGGAAACTCGCATCCGGTATATGTGATAATAAAAGTCTTCCAGAATTCGTTATTGCCGTTTCTGGTCTCTCAAGATGTATAAATGATTGTATGATGATTGCTATTACTATAGCTATTACACATCAATAGAATATATATATAAGATTACATTTTTTCTCTTGATTTTTTTCAAAGTAGCTGAAATATATCCAGTATCAAACCAAAAATATTGGGATAAAAAATATGGGAAGATCTGCGAATATAGGACTGATGAGAGCTATAATCTCATTGCTCGAAAAATTATTTAAATACTGAAACAGAGCTCTGTTAATTTCTTGCATATAATATACTTATAAATATTTGCAGTATTGTATAAGAAAATTATTTGAAAACAACTTTGAAAAGCTCTTTTTTTAGCTATACTATACTGTATTACTTACTTCCACCACACAACATATGGAATCAACCGTCGAAAATAGACTCCAAGGTACTTCAGATGTATTTCCTGAGGATCATATCTACCTAACATTTTTGAAAAAAGTGTTTCGACACGAGTTAAGAAAAAACGGTTTCAAACGTATTTCTACTCCTCTCTTAGAACAAACAAGTCTTCTTCGAAAAATATATCCAGAAAACCAAAATAGATATGGACTCTATAGTTTTAATACAAAAGACGATATAGATGTATCACTTCTTCCATCTGCAAGTGTTGGGATTATGCGAGCCTATATGCAAAATGAAGTATTTGAATGACTTCAACCCGTTTATTACTATTATATGGAACGTGCATTTCGTCAAAATAGACTCAGAAAAGAGTATTATACCATTGGATGAGAAGTGATTTGAGAATCTGATCCAGTTATCGATGCACAAAATATTTATATGGTGTATACAGCTCTCAGTAAAATTGGTCTTTGAGATGATATTACACTTAAAATTAACTCATATGGAAATGCGAAAGAGATGGAAAAATACTCTCTAGAACTCGCTAATTTTTTTGAAAACAAAAAACAAGTTATGTCAGAAGAGACAGCTGCAGCGTATGAAAATAATGTATTCGCTCCTTTTTTCTCTCAGGATGAAGATGATAAAATACTGGCAAGTAGCGCTCCATCAATTGTGAAGTTTCTCAAAAAGGATAACAAGAAGCATTTTGAAGACTTCAGTTTATATCTCACTGATTTAGATATTCCGTTTATTCATGACCATACACTCTTTTTTCAAGAAGGATTTTATACAAATATAGTATGGAAAATCGAGGACTCACATTGAGTAGAACTTGCGTCTGGATGACGATATGACCTCCTTGCTCGTAGTTTAGGTTCACCAAAGGATTATGGAGCTGCTGGTTTCTCTATAGACGCGATGAGAATCATCGAAAAACTAAAAAAACGAGCTATTTCCATTAAAAATAAAGATAGCATTGATCTCTATTTTGTTCAGCTTGGAGATGAGGCAAAACGAGTAGTATTCCCATTATCACTTCAAGCAAGAGAAAGAGGAATAAATACACTCACATCACTTGGAACTCCATCAATGAAAGAGCAGATGCTCAAGGCTCAAAGAATAGGATCTAAATATGTAGTACTTGTGGCAGTAATGGAAGCCAGAAGTTGAGTATTTCAAGTAAGAAATATAGAGGCCTGAACACAAGAAGAAGTAAAAAAAGAAGACCTCATCGATTATATTATTGGTAAAATAGGGAAAGATAGCCTCAATTTTTATGAACCGAGTAAAGACCTCGTACAATGAGTCGTAGTGGAAGAATGAGAAACTGAATCTTAAATTTTTTGGAGTATGTTCGAGCAAGTATGAACATCACCTGAAGAATGTATAGAAATAGAGCTTACTATTCAAATTGAAAAAACTATAAGAAATACTGCTATTGTATTTGCTAGTGCTATTGCATGAGTTTTAGCTCTTTCGCTTTCAGATTTTCATACAAACAGACCCAACTTGTCATTTTGGAAGTCACAACAACATTCTTTGCTCACACTTCCTCCCTCACTTGATTCATCAGAAATGGTATTATGAGCTACACATCTTGCT includes the following:
- a CDS encoding UDP-N-acetylglucosamine--N-acetylmuramyl-(pentapeptide) pyrophosphoryl-undecaprenol N-acetylglucosamine transferase: MRNSSTTRILFAGGGTGGHITPIISLYNYIKEEDKNIKALWLGERDSLEQEAALKNNIEFHDVAAGKIRRYFDVRNFYEPLKNLTGFFQALYFILKFKPTLIFSKGGYVSLPVCLAAFVLRKNIYIHESDTVMGSANSFASRFATKVFFSFPNKKIDGKKYIHSGPLVNPELLDGLKNMKPDENERLSVLVIAGSQGSQKIFTNLLEILPDCKDIDFNIILGTQNSDFKSRFDNYLNVKTHGYISQAELGKVMKNSDIAITRGSSTLWELYYFGIHSIIIPLKATGGNHQTHNGEYFKKEFESDLLDEDSDTLNLEIFRKLQSYKSLRKAKLNLEGFLDGLKKIESEIT
- a CDS encoding phosphatase PAP2 family protein, producing MQEINRALFQYLNNFSSNEIIALISPIFADLPIFFIPIFLVGYWIYFSYFEKNQEKKCNLIYIFYGCVIAIVIAIIIQSFIHLERPETAITNSGRLLLSHIPDASFPSDHAGVSVAFLTGILLAGFRRVFWIYLPFVILMLLSRVVAGVHWPFDIVAGTVVGIISAYIALRYLPKIKFVKNLNSLIMNLLSKIYL